A DNA window from Streptomyces bacillaris contains the following coding sequences:
- the meaB gene encoding methylmalonyl Co-A mutase-associated GTPase MeaB codes for MNVDVDVPTLVEQARAGRPRAVARLISLVEGASPQLREVMAALAPLAGHAYVVGLTGSPGVGKSTSTSALVSAYRRAGKRVGVLAVDPSSPFSGGALLGDRVRMSDHASDPGVYIRSMATRGHLGGLAWAAPQAIRVLDAAGCDVVLVETVGVGQSEVEIASQADTSVVLLAPGMGDGIQAAKAGILEIGDVYVVNKADRDGADATARELNHMLGLGESRAPGDWRPPIVKTVAARGEGVDEVVEALEKHRAWMEEHGVLAARRTARAAHEVETIAVTTLREKIADLRGDRRLQSLAEQIVAGNLDPYAAADELVAGVTGEG; via the coding sequence GTGAACGTGGACGTGGACGTCCCCACGCTGGTCGAGCAGGCGCGAGCAGGCAGGCCGCGTGCGGTGGCCCGGCTGATCTCGCTGGTGGAGGGTGCGTCCCCGCAGCTGCGCGAGGTGATGGCCGCACTGGCCCCGCTGGCGGGTCATGCGTACGTCGTCGGGCTGACGGGCTCGCCGGGCGTCGGCAAGTCCACCTCCACCTCCGCCCTGGTCTCCGCCTACCGCCGGGCGGGCAAGCGGGTCGGCGTCCTCGCCGTCGACCCGTCCTCCCCGTTCTCCGGCGGCGCCCTGCTGGGCGACCGGGTCCGGATGTCGGACCACGCCTCCGACCCCGGCGTCTACATCCGCTCCATGGCCACCCGCGGCCACCTGGGCGGCCTCGCCTGGGCCGCCCCGCAGGCCATCCGGGTCCTGGACGCGGCGGGCTGCGACGTGGTCCTGGTCGAGACGGTGGGCGTCGGCCAGTCCGAGGTGGAGATCGCCTCCCAGGCCGACACCTCCGTCGTCCTCCTCGCCCCCGGCATGGGCGACGGCATCCAGGCGGCCAAGGCCGGGATCCTGGAGATCGGTGACGTCTACGTGGTCAACAAGGCCGACCGCGACGGCGCCGACGCCACCGCCCGCGAGCTGAACCACATGCTGGGCCTGGGCGAGTCCCGCGCCCCCGGCGACTGGCGCCCCCCGATCGTCAAGACGGTCGCCGCCCGCGGCGAAGGCGTCGACGAGGTCGTGGAGGCCCTGGAGAAGCACCGCGCTTGGATGGAGGAGCACGGCGTCCTCGCCGCCCGCCGCACGGCCCGAGCGGCCCACGAGGTGGAAACCATCGCGGTGACAACCCTCCGAGAGAAGATCGCCGACCTGAGGGGCGACCGCCGCCTCCAGTCCCTGGCCGAGCAGATCGTGGCGGGGAACCTGGACCCGTACGCGGCGGCGGACGAGCTGGTGGCGGGGGTCACGGGGGAGGGGTGA
- a CDS encoding acetyl-CoA C-acetyltransferase, with translation MPATTGTTTSVIVAGARTPMGRLLGSLKSFSAADLGGVAIKAALDRAGIGGDQVQYVIMGQVLQAGAGQIPARQAAVKAGIPMNVPALTVNKVCLSGLDAIALADQLIRAGEFDVVVAGGQESMTNAPHLLPKSREGYKYGAIEMLDSMAYDGLTDAYENIPMGESTEKHNGRLGLDRAAQDEIGALSHQRAAAARKNGLFEAEITPVEIPQRKGDPVLFSQDEGIRPETTVESLGKLRPAFTKDGTITAGTASQISDGAAAVVVMSKAKAQELGLEWIAEIGAHGNVAGPDNSLQSQPSNAIRHALKKDGLTVDDLDLIEINEAFAAVAVQSMKDLGVTPDKVNVNGGAIALGHPIGMSGARLVLHLALELKRRGGGMGAAALCGGGGQGDALIIRVPGK, from the coding sequence ATGCCAGCAACGACCGGTACCACCACCTCAGTGATCGTCGCGGGCGCCCGGACGCCCATGGGCCGTCTCCTCGGCTCGCTCAAGAGTTTCTCCGCGGCCGACCTCGGCGGGGTCGCGATCAAGGCGGCCCTGGACCGGGCCGGGATCGGCGGCGACCAGGTCCAGTACGTGATCATGGGCCAGGTGCTCCAGGCGGGCGCGGGCCAGATCCCCGCCCGGCAGGCCGCAGTCAAGGCCGGCATCCCGATGAACGTGCCCGCCCTCACCGTCAACAAGGTCTGTCTCTCCGGGCTCGACGCCATCGCCCTGGCCGACCAGCTCATCCGCGCCGGGGAGTTCGACGTCGTGGTCGCGGGCGGCCAGGAGTCCATGACCAACGCCCCGCACCTGCTCCCCAAGTCCCGCGAGGGGTACAAGTACGGCGCGATCGAGATGCTCGACTCGATGGCGTACGACGGTCTCACCGACGCGTACGAGAACATCCCCATGGGCGAGTCCACCGAGAAGCACAACGGCCGCCTGGGCCTGGACCGCGCCGCCCAGGACGAGATCGGCGCCCTCTCCCACCAGCGGGCCGCCGCCGCCCGGAAGAACGGGCTCTTCGAGGCCGAGATCACCCCGGTGGAGATCCCGCAGCGCAAGGGCGACCCGGTCCTCTTCTCGCAGGACGAGGGCATCCGCCCGGAGACGACGGTCGAGTCCCTCGGCAAGCTGCGCCCGGCCTTCACCAAGGACGGCACGATCACCGCGGGCACCGCCTCGCAGATCTCCGACGGGGCCGCCGCGGTCGTCGTCATGAGCAAGGCCAAGGCGCAGGAGCTGGGCCTGGAGTGGATCGCCGAGATCGGCGCCCACGGCAACGTCGCGGGCCCCGACAACTCCCTCCAGTCGCAGCCCTCCAACGCGATCCGGCACGCCCTGAAGAAGGACGGCCTGACCGTGGACGACCTCGACCTGATCGAGATCAACGAGGCGTTCGCGGCCGTCGCCGTCCAGTCCATGAAGGACCTGGGCGTCACCCCGGACAAGGTCAACGTCAACGGCGGGGCCATCGCGCTCGGCCACCCGATCGGCATGTCCGGCGCCCGTCTGGTCCTGCACCTGGCGCTGGAGCTGAAGCGGCGCGGCGGCGGCATGGGCGCGGCGGCGCTCTGCGGCGGCGGCGGCCAGGGCGACGCGTTGATCATCCGCGTCCCGGGCAAGTAA
- the mce gene encoding methylmalonyl-CoA epimerase produces MLTRIDHIGIACFDLDKTVEFYRATYGFEVFHSEINEEQGVREAMLKINETSDGGASYLQLLEPTREDSAVGKWLAKNGEGVHHIAFGTADVDGDAADIREKGVRVLYDEPRTGSMGSRITFLHPKDCHGVLTELVTSNPEH; encoded by the coding sequence ATGCTGACGCGCATCGACCACATCGGAATCGCCTGCTTCGACCTGGACAAGACGGTGGAGTTCTACCGTGCCACGTACGGATTCGAGGTGTTCCACAGCGAGATCAACGAGGAGCAGGGCGTCCGGGAGGCCATGCTCAAGATCAACGAGACCTCGGACGGCGGGGCCTCCTACCTCCAGCTCCTGGAACCCACCCGCGAGGACTCCGCCGTGGGCAAGTGGCTGGCAAAGAATGGGGAAGGCGTGCACCACATCGCCTTCGGTACGGCGGATGTGGACGGGGACGCCGCGGACATCCGCGAGAAGGGCGTCCGGGTGCTGTACGACGAGCCCAGGACGGGTTCGATGGGGTCCCGGATCACGTTCCTGCACCCCAAGGACTGCCACGGCGTCCTCACCGAACTGGTCACGAGCAACCCGGAGCACTGA
- the scy gene encoding polarized growth protein Scy: MRGYESQESHRAEVDHLSRFEAEMDRLKTDREKAVQHAEDLGYQVEVLRAKLHEARRSLATRPAYDSADMGYQAEQLLRNAQIQAEQLRSDAERELREARAQTQRILQEHAEHQARLQAELHNEAVQRRQQLDQELAERRQTVESHVNENVAWAEQLRARTESQARRLLDESRAEAEQALAAARAEAARLAEETRQRVGSEAEAARAEAEAILLRARKDAERMLGAASAQAQEATSHAEQLRSTTTAETSQARQQTAELNRAAEQRLQEAETRLRESRLEAEKVLAEAKDAAAKKLASAESQNEQRTRTAKSEIARLVGEATKSAETLKEEAEQALADARAEAERLVAEAAEKARTAAAEDAAAQLAKAARGAEEVLTKASEDAESTTKAAREEAERIRREAEAEADRLRGEAAEQADELKGAAKDDTKEYRAKTVELQEEARRLRGEAEQLRSEAVAEGERIRGEARREAVQLLEEGARKAEELLTEARSDADELRTKASGESERIRAEAAERAAALRKQADETLERTRAEAEKLRAEAEEQAEATTAEAERAAATLREETERAVAARQAEAADELERLHTEAEARLAAAEEALGEARTEAERIRRETAEETERQRTETAERVRTLTEQAEAEAERLRDEAAADASQSRAEGENIAVRLRSEAAAEAERLKTEAQETADRVRAEAAAAAERVGAEAAEALEAAQEEATRRRREAEEILGAARTEAGQERERAREQSEELLASARKRVEEAQAEAQRLVEEADARATELVAAAEQTAQQVRDSVAGLQEQAEEEIAGLRSTAEHVAERTRTEAQEEADRVRSDAHAERDRASEDASRIRREAGAEADRLRQEAHEEAEAAKALAERTVSEAIAESERLRADTSEYSQRVRTEASDALASAEQDASKARAEARQDANRIRSEAAAQSDRLIGEATTESERIRTEAAQSSEQLVVEATTEANRRRKDANEQADRLLAEATEEAERLRTEAAEHLGSAQEHAARTREEAEQLRAEAESAAEELRSQGRQEADRVLDEAREAAAKRRADAAEQADQLINKAREEALRTATEAETQADTMVGAARKEAQRITSEATVEGNSLVERARTDADELLVGARRDATQIRERAEAQRARLESEIEELHERARRETSEQMKTAGERVDHLMKAATEQRDEAEAKAKELLAEANSEASKVRIAAVKRAESLLKEAETKKAELIREAEKLRADAAAEAEKTVAEGKRELDVLVRRREDINTEISRVQDVLEALESFETPNGGGKPAGGSAGGKAPATAGTRSGGKSSER; encoded by the coding sequence GTGCGGGGCTACGAAAGCCAGGAGAGCCACCGGGCTGAAGTCGACCATCTCTCGCGGTTCGAAGCCGAGATGGACCGGCTGAAGACCGACCGGGAGAAGGCCGTCCAGCACGCCGAGGACCTCGGCTACCAGGTCGAGGTCCTGCGCGCCAAGCTGCACGAGGCACGCCGCAGCCTGGCCACCCGTCCCGCCTACGACAGCGCGGACATGGGCTACCAGGCCGAACAGCTGCTGCGGAACGCGCAGATCCAGGCCGAGCAGTTGCGCAGCGACGCCGAGCGCGAGCTGCGTGAGGCGCGCGCCCAGACGCAGCGCATCCTCCAGGAGCACGCCGAGCACCAGGCGCGCCTGCAGGCGGAGTTGCACAACGAGGCCGTCCAGCGCAGGCAGCAGCTCGACCAGGAGCTGGCCGAGCGCCGGCAGACCGTCGAGTCCCACGTCAACGAGAACGTCGCCTGGGCCGAGCAGCTGCGCGCCCGTACCGAGTCGCAGGCCCGTCGGCTGCTGGACGAGTCCCGCGCCGAGGCCGAGCAGGCGCTCGCCGCCGCCCGGGCCGAGGCGGCGCGGCTGGCCGAGGAGACCCGGCAGCGCGTCGGCTCGGAGGCCGAGGCGGCCCGGGCCGAAGCGGAAGCGATCCTGCTGCGCGCCCGCAAGGACGCCGAACGCATGCTGGGCGCCGCCTCCGCGCAGGCCCAGGAGGCCACCAGCCACGCGGAGCAGCTGCGCTCCACCACCACGGCGGAGACCTCGCAGGCCCGCCAGCAGACGGCCGAGCTGAACCGGGCCGCCGAGCAGCGGCTCCAGGAGGCCGAGACCCGGCTGCGCGAATCCCGGCTGGAGGCCGAGAAGGTCCTCGCCGAGGCGAAGGACGCGGCCGCCAAGAAGCTGGCCTCCGCCGAGTCGCAGAACGAACAGCGCACCCGTACGGCCAAGTCGGAGATCGCCCGGCTGGTCGGGGAGGCCACCAAGAGCGCCGAGACGCTCAAGGAGGAGGCCGAGCAGGCCCTCGCCGACGCCCGCGCCGAGGCCGAGCGGCTGGTCGCGGAGGCCGCCGAGAAGGCCCGTACGGCAGCGGCCGAGGACGCGGCGGCCCAGCTCGCCAAGGCGGCCCGGGGCGCCGAGGAGGTGCTCACCAAGGCCTCCGAGGACGCGGAGTCCACCACGAAGGCGGCGCGCGAGGAGGCCGAGCGGATCCGCCGCGAGGCGGAGGCCGAGGCGGACCGGCTGCGCGGCGAGGCGGCCGAGCAGGCCGACGAGCTCAAGGGCGCGGCCAAGGACGACACCAAGGAGTACCGGGCCAAGACGGTCGAGCTCCAGGAGGAGGCCCGCCGGCTGCGCGGCGAGGCCGAGCAGCTGCGCTCCGAGGCGGTCGCCGAGGGCGAGCGGATCCGGGGCGAGGCCCGCCGCGAGGCGGTCCAGCTGCTGGAGGAGGGCGCCCGCAAGGCGGAGGAGCTGCTGACCGAGGCGCGCTCGGACGCCGACGAGCTGCGCACCAAGGCCAGCGGCGAGAGCGAGCGCATCCGCGCCGAGGCCGCCGAGCGGGCCGCCGCCCTGCGCAAGCAGGCCGACGAGACGCTGGAGCGCACCCGCGCCGAGGCCGAGAAGCTGCGGGCCGAGGCCGAGGAGCAGGCGGAGGCCACCACCGCCGAGGCCGAGCGGGCCGCGGCCACCCTGCGCGAGGAGACCGAGCGCGCGGTCGCCGCCCGGCAGGCCGAGGCCGCCGACGAGCTGGAGCGGCTGCACACCGAGGCCGAGGCCCGGCTCGCCGCCGCCGAGGAGGCGCTCGGCGAGGCCCGTACGGAGGCGGAGCGGATCCGCCGCGAGACGGCCGAGGAGACCGAGCGGCAGCGCACGGAGACCGCCGAGCGTGTCCGTACGCTGACCGAGCAGGCCGAGGCGGAGGCCGAGCGGCTCCGTGACGAGGCCGCGGCGGACGCCTCCCAGTCGCGGGCCGAGGGCGAGAACATCGCCGTACGGCTGCGCAGTGAGGCCGCCGCCGAGGCGGAGCGGCTGAAGACCGAGGCGCAGGAGACCGCAGACCGGGTGCGCGCGGAGGCCGCGGCCGCCGCCGAGCGGGTCGGTGCCGAGGCGGCCGAGGCACTGGAGGCCGCCCAGGAGGAGGCCACGCGCCGCCGCCGGGAGGCCGAGGAGATCCTCGGCGCGGCCCGTACGGAGGCGGGGCAGGAGCGCGAGCGGGCCCGCGAGCAGAGCGAGGAGCTGCTGGCCTCCGCCCGGAAGCGGGTGGAGGAGGCGCAGGCCGAGGCGCAGCGGCTGGTCGAGGAGGCGGACGCCCGGGCCACCGAGCTGGTCGCGGCGGCCGAGCAGACCGCCCAGCAGGTGCGGGACTCCGTGGCCGGGCTCCAGGAGCAGGCCGAGGAGGAGATCGCCGGGCTGCGCTCGACCGCCGAGCATGTCGCGGAGCGCACCCGTACGGAGGCGCAGGAGGAGGCGGACCGGGTCCGCTCCGACGCGCACGCCGAGCGGGACCGGGCCTCCGAGGACGCGAGCCGCATCCGCCGGGAGGCGGGCGCGGAGGCGGACCGGCTGCGGCAGGAGGCGCACGAGGAGGCCGAGGCGGCGAAGGCGCTGGCCGAGCGTACGGTCTCCGAGGCGATCGCGGAGTCCGAGCGGCTGCGCGCGGACACCTCCGAGTACAGCCAGCGGGTGCGTACGGAGGCCTCCGACGCCCTGGCGTCGGCGGAGCAGGACGCGTCGAAGGCGCGGGCCGAGGCCCGGCAGGACGCCAACCGGATCCGTTCGGAGGCGGCGGCCCAGTCGGACCGGCTCATCGGCGAGGCGACGACCGAGAGCGAGCGCATCCGCACGGAGGCCGCCCAGTCGTCCGAGCAGCTCGTCGTGGAGGCCACCACCGAGGCCAACCGGCGCCGCAAGGACGCGAACGAGCAGGCCGACCGGCTGCTGGCCGAGGCCACCGAGGAGGCCGAGCGGCTGCGTACGGAGGCGGCCGAGCACCTCGGCTCCGCGCAGGAGCACGCCGCCCGCACCCGCGAGGAGGCCGAACAGCTGCGCGCCGAGGCGGAGTCGGCGGCCGAGGAGCTGCGCTCGCAGGGCCGCCAGGAGGCGGACCGGGTGCTGGACGAGGCGCGCGAGGCGGCGGCCAAGCGCCGGGCGGACGCGGCCGAGCAGGCGGACCAGCTCATCAACAAGGCCCGGGAGGAGGCGCTGCGTACGGCCACCGAGGCGGAGACGCAGGCCGACACCATGGTCGGCGCGGCCCGCAAGGAGGCCCAGCGGATCACCTCCGAGGCGACCGTCGAGGGCAACTCCCTGGTGGAGCGGGCCCGTACGGACGCCGACGAGCTGCTGGTGGGTGCCCGCCGCGACGCGACCCAGATCCGGGAGCGGGCCGAGGCGCAGCGGGCCCGGCTGGAGAGCGAGATCGAGGAGCTGCACGAGCGGGCCCGCCGGGAGACGTCCGAGCAGATGAAGACCGCCGGCGAGCGGGTCGACCATCTGATGAAGGCGGCGACCGAGCAGCGCGACGAGGCCGAGGCGAAGGCCAAGGAGCTGCTGGCGGAGGCCAATTCGGAGGCGAGCAAGGTCCGGATCGCCGCGGTGAAACGGGCCGAGTCGCTGCTCAAGGAGGCCGAGACCAAGAAGGCCGAGCTGATCCGCGAGGCGGAGAAGCTGCGGGCCGACGCGGCGGCCGAGGCCGAGAAGACGGTCGCCGAGGGCAAACGCGAGCTGGATGTCCTGGTGCGCAGGCGCGAGGACATCAATACGGAGATCTCCCGTGTCCAGGACGTGCTGGAGGCGTTGGAGTCTTTCGAGACTCCCAACGGGGGCGGCAAACCCGCGGGTGGATCGGCGGGCGGCAAGGCCCCTGCGACGGCGGGCACCCGGTCGGGGGGCAAGTCCTCGGAGAGGTGA
- a CDS encoding coiled-coil domain-containing protein: protein MSDPSSPFGFELVRRGYDRGQVDDRITKLVADRDSALARITSLEKRIEELHLETQNAQAQVNDAEPSYAGLGARVEKILRLAEEEAKDLREEARRAAEQHRELAESAAQQVRNDAESFAAERKAKAEDEGVRIVEKAQGEANTLRADAQKDAQQKREEADALFEETRAKAAQAAADFETNLAKRREQSERDLASRQAKAEKRLAEIEHRAEQLRLEAEKLRTDAERRARQTVETAQRQAEDIVADANAKADRIRSESERELAALTNRRDSINAQLTNVREMLATLTGAAVAAAGSPVDDEPAQRGVPAQQTR from the coding sequence ATGAGTGACCCTTCCTCCCCCTTCGGCTTCGAGCTCGTGCGACGTGGTTACGACCGCGGTCAGGTGGACGACCGCATTACCAAGCTCGTCGCCGACCGTGATAGCGCGCTCGCCCGCATCACGTCTCTGGAAAAGCGCATCGAGGAGCTGCACCTCGAGACGCAGAACGCCCAGGCCCAGGTGAACGACGCGGAGCCGTCGTACGCCGGGCTCGGTGCCCGTGTCGAGAAGATCCTCCGCCTCGCCGAGGAGGAGGCCAAGGACCTGCGTGAGGAGGCCCGTCGGGCCGCCGAGCAGCACCGTGAGCTGGCCGAGTCGGCCGCGCAGCAGGTGCGCAACGACGCCGAGTCGTTCGCCGCCGAGCGCAAGGCGAAGGCCGAGGACGAGGGCGTCCGCATCGTCGAGAAGGCCCAGGGCGAGGCGAACACGCTCCGCGCCGACGCCCAGAAGGACGCCCAGCAGAAGCGCGAGGAGGCCGACGCCCTCTTCGAGGAGACCCGCGCCAAGGCCGCGCAGGCCGCCGCCGACTTCGAGACGAACCTCGCCAAGCGGCGCGAGCAGTCGGAGCGCGACCTCGCGTCCCGTCAGGCCAAGGCCGAGAAGCGGCTCGCGGAGATCGAGCACCGCGCCGAGCAGCTCCGCCTGGAGGCCGAGAAGCTCCGTACGGACGCCGAGCGCCGGGCCCGCCAGACGGTGGAGACCGCGCAGCGCCAGGCCGAGGACATCGTGGCCGACGCCAACGCCAAGGCCGACCGGATCCGCAGCGAATCGGAGCGCGAGCTGGCGGCGCTCACCAACCGCCGCGACTCCATCAACGCGCAGCTGACCAACGTCCGCGAGATGCTGGCCACGCTGACCGGTGCCGCGGTGGCCGCCGCCGGCTCCCCGGTGGACGACGAGCCCGCCCAGCGCGGTGTTCCGGCCCAGCAGACCCGCTGA
- a CDS encoding ABC transporter ATP-binding protein, translated as MIELEGLTKRFGSKVAVDQLTFQVRPGVVTGFLGPNGAGKSTTMRMMLDLDNPTSGTVRIDGKHYNELQEPLKYIGALLDAKSMHGGRSAYNNLLCLAQSNRIPRSRVDEVLDTVGLSAVAKKKSKGFSLGMGQRLGIASALLGDPEILMFDEPVNGLDPEGIHWIRNLMKALAAEGRTIFVSSHLMSEMALTADHLIVIGQGRLLADTSMADFIHENSRSYVRLRSPQQERLRDVLHQEGFTAVEAEGGVLEIDGATTEALGELAARHQVVLHELSAQRASLEEAFMQMTAGSVEYHAHSGPGGALPPPGAAAAGAAGAVGAGWGEGWNKPGSADPGSTAGTEGTTGSTNEGA; from the coding sequence ATGATCGAGCTTGAGGGACTGACCAAACGATTCGGCAGTAAAGTCGCCGTCGACCAGCTGACATTCCAGGTCAGACCAGGCGTGGTGACAGGTTTTCTGGGGCCGAACGGGGCCGGCAAGTCCACCACGATGCGGATGATGCTCGATCTGGACAACCCGACCAGCGGTACGGTCCGCATCGACGGCAAGCACTACAACGAGCTGCAGGAACCGCTGAAGTACATCGGGGCGTTGCTGGACGCCAAGTCGATGCACGGCGGCCGCAGCGCCTACAACAACCTCCTCTGTCTGGCGCAGAGCAACCGCATCCCGCGCAGCCGGGTGGACGAGGTGCTCGACACCGTCGGCCTGAGCGCGGTCGCGAAGAAGAAGTCCAAGGGCTTCTCCCTCGGCATGGGCCAGCGCCTCGGGATCGCCTCGGCCCTGCTGGGCGACCCCGAGATCCTGATGTTCGACGAGCCGGTCAACGGTCTCGACCCCGAGGGCATCCACTGGATCCGCAACCTGATGAAGGCGCTCGCCGCCGAGGGCCGGACCATCTTCGTGTCCTCGCACCTGATGAGCGAAATGGCGCTGACCGCCGACCACTTGATCGTGATCGGCCAGGGCAGGCTCCTCGCGGACACCTCGATGGCCGACTTCATCCACGAGAACTCCCGCAGTTACGTACGGCTGCGCTCGCCGCAGCAGGAGCGACTGCGGGACGTGCTCCACCAGGAGGGGTTCACCGCCGTCGAGGCGGAGGGCGGTGTGCTGGAGATCGACGGCGCCACCACCGAGGCGCTCGGTGAGCTGGCCGCCCGTCACCAGGTGGTGCTGCACGAGCTGAGCGCGCAGCGGGCCTCGCTGGAGGAGGCGTTCATGCAGATGACCGCCGGCTCCGTGGAGTACCACGCGCACTCCGGCCCCGGCGGGGCGCTGCCTCCACCGGGAGCCGCGGCGGCCGGGGCCGCCGGAGCGGTGGGAGCGGGCTGGGGCGAGGGCTGGAACAAGCCGGGCTCCGCCGACCCCGGGTCCACCGCGGGCACCGAAGGCACCACCGGCAGCACGAACGAGGGGGCCTGA
- a CDS encoding ABC transporter permease subunit codes for MASVPAVLNSEWTKIRTVSSTTWTLICAFAVTVAMSAALCALLNATFDDLSEAEQVTFDPTLVSFSGTVLGQLAMVVFGVLVVGTEYSSGMIRTSLAAVPQRGTLLFSKITVAGALALAVGLLTSFVSFFLGQALLGDRGTTLGEENVLRAVVGAGLYMGLIAIFSMGVAAMLRSSMLSLGILMPFFFLVSQILIAVPYAKDVARYFPDQAGSKIMQVVPDAMGSGTAPYGPWAGLGIMVAWVAASVLGGYLVLKNRDA; via the coding sequence ATGGCTTCGGTACCCGCAGTCCTCAACTCCGAGTGGACCAAGATCCGCACGGTCTCCTCCACCACCTGGACGCTCATCTGCGCGTTCGCCGTCACGGTCGCCATGAGCGCGGCCCTCTGCGCCCTGCTGAACGCGACGTTCGACGACCTCTCGGAGGCCGAGCAGGTCACCTTCGACCCGACGCTGGTCAGCTTCTCCGGGACGGTTCTCGGCCAGCTCGCCATGGTCGTGTTCGGGGTGCTCGTGGTCGGTACGGAGTACAGCTCCGGCATGATCCGCACCTCGCTGGCGGCCGTGCCGCAGCGCGGCACACTCCTCTTCAGCAAGATCACCGTGGCCGGTGCCCTGGCCCTCGCGGTCGGCCTGCTCACCAGCTTCGTCTCGTTCTTCCTCGGCCAGGCGCTGCTGGGCGACCGGGGCACGACCCTCGGCGAGGAGAACGTCCTGCGCGCGGTGGTCGGCGCCGGGCTCTACATGGGGCTGATCGCGATCTTCTCCATGGGCGTCGCGGCGATGCTGCGCAGCTCCATGCTCTCGCTCGGCATCCTGATGCCGTTCTTCTTCCTGGTCTCGCAGATCCTGATCGCGGTGCCGTACGCGAAGGACGTCGCCCGGTACTTCCCGGACCAGGCCGGGTCGAAGATCATGCAGGTCGTCCCGGACGCGATGGGCAGTGGCACCGCTCCGTACGGGCCCTGGGCCGGGCTCGGGATCATGGTCGCCTGGGTGGCGGCCTCGGTGCTCGGCGGCTACCTGGTCCTGAAGAACCGGGACGCGTAG
- a CDS encoding ATP-binding cassette domain-containing protein — MIEAVGLTKRYGAKTAVDDLSFQVRPGLVTGFLGPNGSGKSTTMRMILGLDRPTAGHVTIGGHPYRSLPNAPRQVGALLDAKAVHGGRTARTHLLSLAQLAGIPARRVDEVLGVVGLQDVAKRRSSGFSLGMGQRLGIAAALLGDPQVLLFDEPVNGLDPEGIHWVRNLMKTLAAEGRTVFVSSHLMSEMALTADHLIVIGRGRLLSDMSVTDFISANSADFARVRVPENSPEEREKLTSSLIEAGGSVLSEPDGALRVTGLPLPRISDLAHAADVRLWELSPHRASLEEAYMRMTQGVVDYRSTDDAKAGLVELPEAPYGPYGDPLTGHYGAEPGYGPPEPAQAPQQNWYVPPPPGENPYAKPVTAPAPSPAAPAGEQKTSEDPR; from the coding sequence ATGATCGAGGCAGTCGGCCTGACCAAGCGCTACGGCGCGAAGACGGCCGTGGACGACCTTTCCTTCCAGGTGCGACCGGGGTTGGTCACCGGCTTCCTCGGTCCCAACGGGTCGGGCAAATCCACCACCATGCGCATGATCCTCGGCCTGGACCGCCCGACGGCCGGCCATGTCACGATCGGCGGCCACCCCTACCGCAGCCTGCCGAACGCGCCGCGCCAGGTGGGCGCCCTGCTCGACGCCAAGGCCGTGCACGGCGGCCGGACCGCCCGTACCCATCTGCTCTCGCTGGCCCAGCTGGCCGGCATCCCGGCCCGGCGGGTCGACGAGGTCCTCGGGGTCGTCGGCCTCCAGGACGTGGCCAAGCGGCGCTCCAGCGGCTTCTCGCTCGGCATGGGGCAGCGGCTCGGCATCGCCGCCGCGCTCCTCGGCGACCCCCAGGTGCTGCTCTTCGACGAGCCGGTCAACGGGCTGGACCCCGAGGGCATCCACTGGGTCCGCAACCTGATGAAGACGCTGGCCGCCGAGGGACGTACGGTCTTCGTCTCCTCCCACCTCATGAGCGAGATGGCCCTCACCGCCGACCATCTGATCGTGATCGGGCGCGGCCGGCTGCTCTCCGACATGAGCGTCACCGACTTCATCTCGGCCAACTCCGCCGACTTCGCCCGGGTCCGAGTCCCGGAGAACTCCCCCGAGGAGCGCGAGAAGCTCACCTCCTCGCTGATCGAGGCGGGCGGCAGCGTGCTCTCCGAGCCGGACGGCGCCCTGCGCGTCACCGGCCTCCCGCTGCCGAGGATCAGCGATCTGGCGCACGCCGCCGACGTACGGCTCTGGGAGCTGTCACCGCACCGGGCCTCGCTGGAGGAGGCGTACATGCGGATGACGCAGGGCGTGGTGGACTACCGCTCGACGGACGACGCCAAGGCCGGGCTCGTGGAGCTGCCGGAGGCGCCGTACGGGCCCTACGGAGACCCCCTGACGGGTCACTACGGGGCCGAGCCCGGCTACGGGCCGCCCGAGCCGGCGCAGGCGCCCCAGCAGAACTGGTACGTTCCGCCGCCGCCCGGCGAGAACCCGTACGCCAAGCCCGTGACCGCCCCCGCCCCCTCCCCCGCCGCCCCGGCCGGGGAGCAGAAGACCAGCGAGGACCCCCGATGA